A region of Acidobacteriota bacterium DNA encodes the following proteins:
- a CDS encoding phosphoadenylyl-sulfate reductase, which yields MENTTFELTSELTEVELTRLSAQFESETPQAILEWSLEEFGQDVALATGFGAEGCVLVHMLAQINPKARMFYLDTGLLFPETYELKAKLEARYGVQIERRASRISVEAQARIHGDRLWEREPNRCCQLRKIEPLVETLSDLRAWVTAIRRDQSVTRASSPIVSFDSKFDLIKINPLATWTSQDVWRFIFKHKIPYNPLHDQQYPSIGCTPCTTPVQIGEHSRAGRWRGTEKTECGLHR from the coding sequence ATGGAAAACACAACGTTTGAATTGACTTCCGAATTGACTGAAGTTGAATTAACCCGTCTTTCCGCTCAGTTTGAATCGGAAACTCCGCAAGCAATTTTAGAATGGTCTCTCGAAGAATTTGGCCAGGATGTAGCGCTGGCAACCGGATTTGGGGCCGAAGGGTGTGTGCTGGTGCATATGCTGGCCCAAATCAATCCAAAGGCTCGAATGTTTTACCTCGACACCGGGCTCCTGTTTCCAGAAACCTACGAACTCAAAGCAAAACTTGAAGCCCGGTATGGCGTCCAGATTGAACGGCGGGCTTCGCGGATTTCAGTTGAAGCCCAGGCCAGGATCCACGGCGACCGATTGTGGGAACGTGAGCCAAACCGGTGCTGCCAGTTGAGAAAAATCGAGCCACTGGTTGAAACACTTTCCGATTTGCGGGCGTGGGTGACAGCGATTCGCCGGGATCAATCAGTCACCCGAGCCAGCAGCCCAATTGTTTCATTCGATTCAAAATTTGATTTGATCAAAATCAATCCGCTGGCAACCTGGACCAGTCAGGATGTGTGGCGATTTATCTTCAAGCATAAAATTCCATATAACCCGTTGCACGATCAACAATATCCATCTATCGGCTGTACGCCCTGCACCACACCGGTTCAAATTGGGGAACATTCGCGGGCTGGTCGCTGGCGCGGTACGGAAAAAACTGAATGCGGATTACATCGCTAA